In one Castor canadensis chromosome 15, mCasCan1.hap1v2, whole genome shotgun sequence genomic region, the following are encoded:
- the LOC109678738 gene encoding centrosomal protein of 295 kDa-like isoform X4: MTEVTRAWRWPPRRRPNGSWDAERRALRGSRGAASCGLRTSRSWGSDPFYLKYTEMKRKVVNADKLRLSPKEEACILKEDYERRRKLRLLQVQEQERDIALQIREGIKQRRNQQFTRLADKLRAEWENSHTQKIQNLEKLYLGSLRNMGEGHRQAKENEPDLDALARRAAERKRKAEVRHKEALKVQKNQKEILMKQKTWHIQA; encoded by the exons ATGACGGAAGTGACGAGAGCGTGGCGATGGCCGCCCCGCAGGCGCCCAAACGGCTCTTGGGACGCTGAGCGTCGGGCACTGCGGGGGTCGCGGGGAGCTGCCTCCTGTGGACTCCGGACTTCGCGCTCCTGGGGCTCAG atccattttatttaaagtacacagaaatgaaaagaaaggtaGTGAATGCTGACAAGCTAAGATTGAGTCCTAAGGAGGAAGCCTGCATTTTGAAGGAAGATTATGAAAGAAGACGAAAACTAAGATTGCTACAG GTTCAAGAACAAGAAAGGGACATTGCTTTGCAAATAAGAGAAGGcataaaacagagaagaaatcAACAATTTACTCGTTTGGCAGACAAGCTAAGGGCAGAATGGGAAAACTCACACACTCAGAAAATACAAAACTTGGAAAAACTGTACTTGGGAAGTTTAAGAAATATGGGAGAAGGACATCGACAAGCCAAAGAAAAT GAACCTGATTTGGATGCTCTGGCACGGCGGgcagcagaaaggaaaagaaaagcagaagtgaGACATAAGGAAGCCCTGaaagtacaaaaaaatcaaaaggaaatattaatgaaacagaaaacctg GCATATACAAGCTTGA
- the LOC109678738 gene encoding centrosomal protein of 295 kDa-like isoform X5 translates to MQGYAFKPPPRPHFGTSGRTIKLQATFFEMDIYHYELDIKPEKCPRRVNREIVEHMVQHFKTQIFGDRKPVFDGRKNLYTAMPLPIGRDKVQEQERDIALQIREGIKQRRNQQFTRLADKLRAEWENSHTQKIQNLEKLYLGSLRNMGEGHRQAKENEPDLDALARRAAERKRKAEVRHKEALKVQKNQKEILMKQKTWHIQA, encoded by the exons ATGCAAGGATACGCCTTCAAGCCCCCACCTCGGCCCCACTTTGGGACCTCCGGGAGAACAATCAAACTACAGGCCACTTTCTTTGAAATGGACATCTATCACTATGAATTGGATATCAAGCCAGAGAAATGCCCAAGGAGAGTTAACAGGGAAATAGTAGAACACATGGTCCAGCACTTTAAAACACAGATCTTTGGGGATCGGAAACCAGTGTTTGATGGAAGAAAGAATCTGTACACGGCCATGCCCCTTCCGATTGGGAGGGACAAG GTTCAAGAACAAGAAAGGGACATTGCTTTGCAAATAAGAGAAGGcataaaacagagaagaaatcAACAATTTACTCGTTTGGCAGACAAGCTAAGGGCAGAATGGGAAAACTCACACACTCAGAAAATACAAAACTTGGAAAAACTGTACTTGGGAAGTTTAAGAAATATGGGAGAAGGACATCGACAAGCCAAAGAAAAT GAACCTGATTTGGATGCTCTGGCACGGCGGgcagcagaaaggaaaagaaaagcagaagtgaGACATAAGGAAGCCCTGaaagtacaaaaaaatcaaaaggaaatattaatgaaacagaaaacctg GCATATACAAGCTTGA
- the LOC109678738 gene encoding centrosomal protein of 295 kDa-like isoform X1, which yields MRLCLARLSLRAQFYFILKKKQSVRTSARQKQIMEIEEQKQKQLELLEQIEQQKLRLETDCFKAQLEEEKRKNIQQTKVGTALASCTVISDEDGHRQMIRNYQQQLLQQNRLHKQSVETARKRLLEYQTILKGRYPSMSATSLISDSVISILRQKSEKHTATSEHWNQSQRLKLSLNMQPIQISKLEQDHIQVPGQNHFPQRQIKTTEIVRTSDVLANIESQEYLRQFSKTETQQRDYKLVPKDSHKLSGALSYDQPQILQGAIEIPETLRVPTFQALESQQILSDDSENISSKLTEPSSFLPLAPEHSFTFLPVKVESGKTQEPLSIINKSTVSIGHSPISQIHDHPLTSSETIAAQQGHLKALQKQLELQKSILQAR from the exons ATGAGACTCTGCCTGGCACGACTGTCGCTCAGAGCTCAGTTCTACTTCATCCTCAAGAAGAAGCAGTCAGTTAGAACATCAGCAAGGCAGAAACAG ATAATGGAAATAGAAGAGCAAAAGCAAAAGCAGTTAGAATTACTGGAACAAATTGAACAACAAAAGTTAAGATTAGAAACTGATTGCTTCAAGGCTCagctggaagaagaaaaaagaaaaaatattcaacagacTAAG gttGGCACTGCTCTGGCATCATGCACTGTTATTTCTGATGAAGATGGACATAGGCAGATGATTCGTAACTATCAACAGCAGCTTTTACAACAAAACAG GTTACACAAGCAATCTGTTGAAACTGCCAGGAAACGATTACTAGAGtatcaaactatattaaaaggaAGGTATCCATCCATGTCAGCCACATCTTTGATATCTGATTCTGTTATATCAATACTACGACAGAAATCTGAAAAACATACTGCTACATCAGAGCATTGGAATCAAAGTCAGAGACTCAAGTTAAGTCTTAACATGCAACCCATACAGATTTCTAAATTAGAACAAGATCATATTCAGGTACCAGGACAAAATCACTTTCCACAAAGACagataaaaacaacagaaatagtaAGAACTTCAGATGTTTTAGCCAACATAGAATCACAGGAATATCTAAGGCAGTTCTCTAAGACTGAAACACAACAGAGAGACTATAAATTGGTCCCTAAAGATTCTCATAAACTTTCAGGGGCTTTGTCATATGATCAGCCACAGATATTACAGGGTGCTATAGAAATACCTGAAACACTTAGGGTACCAACTTTTCAAGCTTTAGAATCTCAACAAATATTATCAGATGACAGTGAAAATATATCCTCTAAGCTCACTGAACCATCTTCATTCCTACCACTGGCACCTGaacattcttttacttttctcccTGTTAAAGTTGAGTCTGGAAAAACTCAGGAACCCCTTTCAATCATAAACAAAAGTACAGTTTCCATAGGCCATTCTCCAATCAGCCAAATACACGATCATCCTTTGACATCCTCAGAGACTATCGCAGCCCAGCAAGGTCATTTGAAGGCCCTTCAAAAACAGTTAGAACTACAGAAGAGTATTCTTCAGGCAAGATAG
- the LOC109678738 gene encoding centrosomal protein of 295 kDa-like isoform X3 codes for MRLCLARLSLRAQFYFILKKKQSVRTSARQKQVGTALASCTVISDEDGHRQMIRNYQQQLLQQNRLHKQSVETARKRLLEYQTILKGRYPSMSATSLISDSVISILRQKSEKHTATSEHWNQSQRLKLSLNMQPIQISKLEQDHIQVPGQNHFPQRQIKTTEIVRTSDVLANIESQEYLRQFSKTETQQRDYKLVPKDSHKLSGALSYDQPQILQGAIEIPETLRVPTFQALESQQILSDDSENISSKLTEPSSFLPLAPEHSFTFLPVKVESGKTQEPLSIINKSTVSIGHSPISQIHDHPLTSSETIAAQQGHLKALQKQLELQKSILQAR; via the exons ATGAGACTCTGCCTGGCACGACTGTCGCTCAGAGCTCAGTTCTACTTCATCCTCAAGAAGAAGCAGTCAGTTAGAACATCAGCAAGGCAGAAACAG gttGGCACTGCTCTGGCATCATGCACTGTTATTTCTGATGAAGATGGACATAGGCAGATGATTCGTAACTATCAACAGCAGCTTTTACAACAAAACAG GTTACACAAGCAATCTGTTGAAACTGCCAGGAAACGATTACTAGAGtatcaaactatattaaaaggaAGGTATCCATCCATGTCAGCCACATCTTTGATATCTGATTCTGTTATATCAATACTACGACAGAAATCTGAAAAACATACTGCTACATCAGAGCATTGGAATCAAAGTCAGAGACTCAAGTTAAGTCTTAACATGCAACCCATACAGATTTCTAAATTAGAACAAGATCATATTCAGGTACCAGGACAAAATCACTTTCCACAAAGACagataaaaacaacagaaatagtaAGAACTTCAGATGTTTTAGCCAACATAGAATCACAGGAATATCTAAGGCAGTTCTCTAAGACTGAAACACAACAGAGAGACTATAAATTGGTCCCTAAAGATTCTCATAAACTTTCAGGGGCTTTGTCATATGATCAGCCACAGATATTACAGGGTGCTATAGAAATACCTGAAACACTTAGGGTACCAACTTTTCAAGCTTTAGAATCTCAACAAATATTATCAGATGACAGTGAAAATATATCCTCTAAGCTCACTGAACCATCTTCATTCCTACCACTGGCACCTGaacattcttttacttttctcccTGTTAAAGTTGAGTCTGGAAAAACTCAGGAACCCCTTTCAATCATAAACAAAAGTACAGTTTCCATAGGCCATTCTCCAATCAGCCAAATACACGATCATCCTTTGACATCCTCAGAGACTATCGCAGCCCAGCAAGGTCATTTGAAGGCCCTTCAAAAACAGTTAGAACTACAGAAGAGTATTCTTCAGGCAAGATAG
- the LOC109678738 gene encoding centrosomal protein of 295 kDa-like isoform X2 produces the protein MEIEEQKQKQLELLEQIEQQKLRLETDCFKAQLEEEKRKNIQQTKVGTALASCTVISDEDGHRQMIRNYQQQLLQQNRLHKQSVETARKRLLEYQTILKGRYPSMSATSLISDSVISILRQKSEKHTATSEHWNQSQRLKLSLNMQPIQISKLEQDHIQVPGQNHFPQRQIKTTEIVRTSDVLANIESQEYLRQFSKTETQQRDYKLVPKDSHKLSGALSYDQPQILQGAIEIPETLRVPTFQALESQQILSDDSENISSKLTEPSSFLPLAPEHSFTFLPVKVESGKTQEPLSIINKSTVSIGHSPISQIHDHPLTSSETIAAQQGHLKALQKQLELQKSILQAR, from the exons ATGGAAATAGAAGAGCAAAAGCAAAAGCAGTTAGAATTACTGGAACAAATTGAACAACAAAAGTTAAGATTAGAAACTGATTGCTTCAAGGCTCagctggaagaagaaaaaagaaaaaatattcaacagacTAAG gttGGCACTGCTCTGGCATCATGCACTGTTATTTCTGATGAAGATGGACATAGGCAGATGATTCGTAACTATCAACAGCAGCTTTTACAACAAAACAG GTTACACAAGCAATCTGTTGAAACTGCCAGGAAACGATTACTAGAGtatcaaactatattaaaaggaAGGTATCCATCCATGTCAGCCACATCTTTGATATCTGATTCTGTTATATCAATACTACGACAGAAATCTGAAAAACATACTGCTACATCAGAGCATTGGAATCAAAGTCAGAGACTCAAGTTAAGTCTTAACATGCAACCCATACAGATTTCTAAATTAGAACAAGATCATATTCAGGTACCAGGACAAAATCACTTTCCACAAAGACagataaaaacaacagaaatagtaAGAACTTCAGATGTTTTAGCCAACATAGAATCACAGGAATATCTAAGGCAGTTCTCTAAGACTGAAACACAACAGAGAGACTATAAATTGGTCCCTAAAGATTCTCATAAACTTTCAGGGGCTTTGTCATATGATCAGCCACAGATATTACAGGGTGCTATAGAAATACCTGAAACACTTAGGGTACCAACTTTTCAAGCTTTAGAATCTCAACAAATATTATCAGATGACAGTGAAAATATATCCTCTAAGCTCACTGAACCATCTTCATTCCTACCACTGGCACCTGaacattcttttacttttctcccTGTTAAAGTTGAGTCTGGAAAAACTCAGGAACCCCTTTCAATCATAAACAAAAGTACAGTTTCCATAGGCCATTCTCCAATCAGCCAAATACACGATCATCCTTTGACATCCTCAGAGACTATCGCAGCCCAGCAAGGTCATTTGAAGGCCCTTCAAAAACAGTTAGAACTACAGAAGAGTATTCTTCAGGCAAGATAG